One window of the Haloarcula halobia genome contains the following:
- a CDS encoding AAA family ATPase: MSTTHDIDTIQRKLEDAREQMRKRIVGQREVLVQLLVCILADGNALLESNPGLGKTTMVRTIAEVTDLEFSRIQNTPDLMPSDITGTEIIRETDQGRDFVFEKGPVFANVVLADEINRATPKTQAALLEAMQEKQVTAAGETYQLPRPFFILATQNPIDQSGTYALPEAQTDRFMLKVLVDYPNYEEERDIVEMFTTGTEQVPVEKVLTSDEIQAAQRHVRDVPIADDLQDRAIRLVRRTREEDAIEFGASPRASMALVLASKARAFLFGRSHVASEDLESLAAPVLRHRILLDFRAEREGQTPDDVIESLME; this comes from the coding sequence ATGAGTACGACACACGACATCGACACGATTCAGCGGAAGCTAGAGGACGCGAGAGAGCAGATGCGCAAGCGGATCGTCGGCCAACGCGAGGTGCTCGTCCAGTTGCTCGTCTGCATCCTCGCCGACGGGAACGCCCTCCTCGAGTCCAACCCGGGCCTGGGGAAGACCACGATGGTCCGGACCATCGCCGAGGTGACCGACCTCGAGTTCTCGCGCATCCAGAACACGCCCGACCTGATGCCCTCGGACATCACCGGCACAGAGATCATCCGCGAGACAGACCAGGGCCGGGACTTCGTCTTCGAGAAGGGCCCTGTCTTTGCCAACGTCGTCCTCGCCGACGAGATAAACCGTGCCACCCCGAAGACCCAGGCAGCGCTGCTCGAAGCGATGCAGGAAAAGCAGGTCACCGCCGCCGGCGAGACCTACCAGCTCCCCCGCCCCTTTTTCATCCTGGCGACCCAGAACCCCATCGACCAGTCGGGGACCTACGCGCTGCCCGAGGCACAGACCGACCGCTTCATGCTGAAGGTTCTGGTCGACTACCCGAACTACGAGGAAGAGCGCGACATCGTGGAGATGTTCACCACCGGGACAGAGCAGGTGCCAGTGGAGAAAGTGCTCACCAGCGACGAGATACAGGCCGCCCAGCGGCACGTCCGTGACGTTCCCATCGCCGACGACCTGCAGGACCGTGCGATCCGGCTCGTCCGGCGGACCCGCGAGGAAGACGCCATCGAGTTCGGAGCGAGTCCCCGGGCGAGCATGGCGCTGGTCCTGGCGTCGAAGGCGCGAGCCTTCCTCTTTGGCCGGTCGCACGTGGCCAGCGAGGACCTGGAGTCGCTGGCCGCGCCGGTGCTCCGACACCGCATCCTGTTGGACTTCCGGGCCGAACGAGAGGGACAGACGCCCGACGACGTCATCGAGTCGCTGATGGAGTGA
- a CDS encoding chromosome partitioning protein, which produces MSVIGRTLNLGLVALIVLAVAGTAGATVFYQDSTAELQTQNDRLKDDNAELREELEETREDLRENRSRVRELRQTLETRTQDVDQVAADLERTESQLNATESQLAETRQELRASQERVSELQSAASDLRADNRRLQSRADELEDEVEELETDRRQLQDDVENLQNELADREDVIDSLEDEVDSLEQEVNNVEDENKALRQENAQMEDDLESLCSQTENADKPECDGY; this is translated from the coding sequence GTGAGCGTCATCGGCCGAACCCTGAACCTCGGACTCGTCGCCCTCATCGTCCTGGCAGTGGCGGGCACCGCCGGTGCCACCGTGTTCTACCAGGACTCGACGGCCGAACTGCAGACACAGAACGACCGCCTGAAAGACGACAACGCCGAGCTCCGCGAGGAACTCGAGGAGACGCGCGAGGACCTGCGCGAGAATCGGTCGCGCGTCCGTGAACTCCGGCAGACGCTGGAGACGCGGACCCAGGACGTCGACCAGGTCGCGGCCGACCTCGAACGCACGGAGTCCCAGCTCAACGCGACGGAGAGCCAGCTGGCCGAGACCAGACAGGAACTGCGAGCGAGTCAGGAACGCGTCAGCGAACTGCAGAGCGCTGCGAGCGACCTGCGCGCGGACAACCGGCGGCTCCAGTCGCGAGCCGACGAGCTCGAAGACGAGGTCGAGGAACTCGAGACCGACCGCCGCCAACTCCAGGACGACGTCGAGAACCTCCAGAACGAGCTCGCCGACCGGGAGGACGTCATCGACTCGCTCGAGGACGAGGTCGACTCGCTGGAACAGGAGGTCAACAACGTAGAGGACGAGAACAAGGCTCTCCGCCAGGAGAACGCCCAGATGGAGGACGACCTGGAGTCGCTCTGCAGCCAGACCGAGAACGCCGACAAACCGGAGTGTGACGGGTACTGA
- a CDS encoding P-loop NTPase, translated as MTAQSDPTVTDRIEAALRAVRDPEADLSVFDAGFVEDVAVEDGEATIHADLAALDAETSTQVVEAMLRAVDDVDGVDSAHVERATPSTDSRASVDAFDHVVAVASAKGGVGKSTTAAYLACALAADHDVALFDADIHGPNVPSLLDVSGPVHSSDEGDPLPVGTGGMDVMSVGLMESGAPLAWRGAMAHDALDDLFANTAWRNDDVLVVDLPPGTGDVVLTTLQEVPVDGVVVVTTPFHASVSDTARTVELFRDNDVPVLGTVVNMAEYVCDCCGEANDLFTEDALSDLDAPVLLEVPFTHDLQGTAEPGAVPEVVAGLGTAVTDALDAAGTVDVPADAVDIRGQPPGERKDRVRERFETLDSGDRFVLVSDRDPSPVGPFLGRLAAAPRSAFDPFEVRRATPDDWVLETVKP; from the coding sequence ATGACAGCCCAGTCCGACCCCACCGTGACCGACCGCATCGAAGCAGCGCTCAGAGCCGTCCGGGACCCCGAGGCCGACCTCTCGGTGTTCGACGCCGGGTTCGTCGAGGACGTCGCCGTCGAGGACGGCGAGGCCACGATTCACGCCGACCTGGCGGCGCTCGACGCGGAGACCAGTACCCAGGTCGTGGAGGCGATGCTCCGGGCCGTCGACGACGTCGACGGCGTCGACAGCGCCCACGTCGAGCGCGCGACCCCGTCCACCGACAGTCGCGCCAGCGTCGACGCGTTCGACCACGTCGTCGCCGTCGCCAGCGCGAAGGGCGGCGTCGGCAAGTCCACCACGGCTGCCTATCTGGCGTGTGCCCTCGCCGCCGACCACGACGTGGCGCTGTTCGACGCCGACATCCACGGGCCGAACGTCCCGTCGCTGCTCGACGTCAGCGGGCCCGTCCACTCCAGCGACGAAGGGGACCCCCTCCCGGTCGGGACCGGCGGGATGGACGTCATGAGCGTCGGGCTGATGGAGTCCGGCGCGCCGCTGGCCTGGCGGGGGGCGATGGCCCACGACGCGCTGGACGACCTCTTTGCGAACACGGCGTGGCGAAACGACGACGTGCTCGTCGTCGACCTCCCGCCGGGGACAGGCGACGTGGTGCTGACGACGCTTCAGGAGGTGCCGGTCGATGGCGTCGTCGTCGTCACGACCCCGTTCCACGCGAGTGTCAGCGACACCGCCCGGACCGTCGAACTGTTCCGGGACAACGACGTCCCGGTGCTGGGGACCGTCGTCAACATGGCCGAGTACGTCTGTGACTGCTGTGGCGAGGCCAACGACCTGTTCACCGAGGACGCACTCTCGGACCTCGACGCGCCGGTCCTGCTGGAGGTGCCGTTCACGCACGACCTGCAGGGGACGGCAGAGCCCGGCGCCGTCCCGGAGGTAGTCGCCGGCCTGGGCACCGCCGTGACGGACGCTCTCGACGCTGCCGGGACCGTCGACGTCCCCGCGGATGCCGTCGACATCCGCGGGCAGCCACCCGGCGAGCGAAAGGACCGCGTCCGCGAGCGGTTCGAGACGCTGGACAGCGGTGACCGGTTCGTCCTCGTCAGCGACCGCGACCCGAGCCCGGTCGGGCCCTTCCTCGGGCGGCTCGCGGCGGCGCCGCGGTCGGCGTTCGACCCGTTCGAGGTCCGGCGGGCGACGCCCGACGACTGGGTCTTAGAGACAGTCAAGCCGTGA
- a CDS encoding vWA domain-containing protein: MRATYTLSDGLTLGVEHLWPLAALPVAVAVLAYVVFRSERGPRSASTRSRRLLFVSRVLVATLLVVGAMGPYTVQTRETPGEPSVTLLTDDSASMEVYADTRESLVADIEATGVPVTTTTVGSGDASRLGDGLAANVQENGTVVVLSDGQVTAGRSLAVSGENARQLNATVSAVELIPRRREAAVSVAGPQTVSSGVPSRFVVSVDGVRLPDESTVEVAIDGEVVATKTVGQNGTAAVTHTFEDLGAHRVTARLESEDVFDRNDVFYKSVRVVEKPDVLYVSARSYPFENFLRSLYDVTTVDSVPADLSGYSTVVVQDSPAARFGNVSALQEHVIEGGGLVVVGGDNAYENGGYGGSSVASMLPVSVGNATGGTTNIVLLIDVSGSAEQGMAIQKAVALDVLDQLGDENRVGVVAFNYRAFRVTELAPLAENRATVAEQIRRLSSGGATDISVGLQGADELLGQREGTIILLSDGQDRLDRAAAVSNQLGREGTRVVSVGAGRKVNELTLREIAAESGGSYFAATETNRLRLLFGGGSRRFQGEKLTIVTRDTFITSGVELTANPGQANRVTVKPGADYQVATADGTPAIASWRFGLGRVVSITAYGNDGTLDGLLERPDSLVLTKSVNYAIGDPARTQTGVTSIGDARVGTETSLVYRGETRPEAAGIRFRQVAEDRYRGEFTPEEAGYGTVVDAEYAANYPVEYGTFGQSESLTSLVEETDGQLFAPDEGAEIARLARQQSTRIRTVRDSWSWVFLLGALVLFVTEVIARRVQVYRGRTTLESGLP, translated from the coding sequence ATGCGTGCCACCTACACGCTCTCGGACGGCCTGACGCTCGGTGTCGAGCACCTCTGGCCGCTCGCCGCGCTCCCCGTCGCCGTCGCGGTCCTCGCGTACGTCGTCTTCCGGAGCGAGCGGGGCCCCCGCTCGGCCTCCACCCGGAGTCGCCGCCTCCTGTTTGTGAGTCGCGTGCTCGTCGCGACGCTCCTCGTCGTCGGAGCGATGGGGCCCTACACGGTCCAGACCCGCGAGACGCCCGGCGAACCGAGCGTGACGCTGCTGACCGACGACTCGGCGAGCATGGAGGTCTACGCCGACACGCGGGAGTCGCTGGTCGCGGACATCGAGGCCACCGGCGTCCCGGTGACCACTACGACGGTCGGGAGCGGGGACGCCTCGCGCCTCGGCGACGGCCTGGCCGCGAACGTCCAGGAGAACGGGACGGTGGTGGTCCTCTCCGACGGGCAGGTCACCGCCGGCCGGAGCCTGGCGGTTTCCGGAGAGAACGCCCGGCAGCTCAACGCGACGGTGAGCGCCGTCGAGCTGATTCCGCGGCGGCGCGAGGCCGCCGTCTCCGTCGCCGGCCCACAGACCGTGAGCTCGGGCGTCCCGTCGCGGTTCGTCGTCTCCGTCGACGGCGTCCGACTGCCCGACGAGTCGACCGTCGAAGTGGCCATCGACGGCGAGGTAGTCGCCACGAAGACCGTCGGCCAGAACGGGACTGCGGCGGTCACGCACACGTTCGAGGACCTGGGCGCTCACCGGGTGACGGCGAGGCTCGAGAGTGAGGACGTCTTCGACCGCAACGACGTCTTCTACAAGAGCGTCCGCGTCGTCGAGAAACCGGACGTCCTCTACGTCTCGGCCCGGTCGTACCCCTTCGAGAACTTCCTGCGATCGCTGTACGACGTGACGACGGTCGACTCGGTGCCAGCGGACCTCTCCGGATACTCGACCGTCGTCGTCCAGGACAGCCCCGCGGCGCGCTTCGGGAACGTCAGTGCGCTCCAGGAGCACGTCATCGAGGGCGGCGGCCTCGTCGTCGTCGGCGGCGACAACGCCTACGAGAACGGCGGCTACGGCGGGTCGTCCGTCGCGTCGATGCTGCCTGTCTCCGTTGGGAACGCCACTGGTGGCACGACCAACATCGTGTTGCTCATCGACGTCTCGGGCAGTGCCGAGCAGGGCATGGCCATCCAGAAGGCCGTCGCCCTCGACGTCCTCGACCAGCTGGGCGACGAGAACCGCGTCGGCGTGGTCGCGTTCAACTACCGGGCGTTCCGCGTCACCGAACTCGCCCCGCTCGCCGAGAACCGGGCGACGGTCGCCGAACAGATCCGCCGCCTTTCGAGCGGCGGGGCGACCGACATCTCCGTCGGCCTCCAGGGGGCCGACGAGCTGCTCGGCCAGCGGGAGGGGACCATCATCCTCCTGAGCGACGGCCAGGACCGCCTCGACCGGGCGGCCGCCGTCTCGAACCAGCTGGGGCGGGAGGGGACCCGCGTCGTCAGCGTCGGCGCCGGACGGAAGGTAAACGAGCTGACGCTGCGGGAGATCGCCGCCGAGTCGGGCGGGTCGTACTTCGCCGCCACCGAGACGAACCGCCTGCGCCTCCTCTTTGGCGGCGGATCGCGCCGGTTCCAGGGCGAGAAGCTGACCATCGTCACCCGGGATACGTTCATCACCTCGGGCGTGGAGCTGACCGCCAACCCCGGCCAGGCGAACCGCGTCACGGTCAAACCGGGTGCTGACTACCAGGTGGCGACGGCCGACGGCACTCCCGCCATCGCCTCGTGGCGCTTCGGCCTCGGCCGGGTCGTCTCCATCACGGCCTACGGCAACGACGGCACGCTCGACGGGCTCCTCGAGCGGCCGGACTCGCTCGTGCTGACCAAGTCGGTCAACTACGCCATCGGCGATCCGGCGCGGACCCAGACGGGCGTCACGTCGATCGGCGACGCACGCGTGGGCACGGAGACGTCGCTGGTCTACCGCGGCGAGACCCGCCCCGAGGCGGCGGGCATCAGGTTCCGACAGGTCGCCGAGGACCGCTACCGCGGCGAGTTCACGCCCGAGGAAGCCGGGTACGGGACCGTCGTCGACGCGGAGTACGCTGCGAACTATCCCGTCGAGTACGGCACGTTCGGCCAGTCGGAGTCGCTGACGAGTCTCGTCGAGGAGACGGACGGCCAGCTGTTCGCGCCGGACGAGGGCGCCGAAATCGCTCGACTGGCCCGCCAGCAGTCGACCCGTATCCGGACGGTGCGGGATTCGTGGTCGTGGGTCTTCCTGCTGGGGGCGCTGGTGCTGTTCGTGACGGAGGTAATCGCCCGACGCGTTCAAGTGTACCGCGGGCGCACTACCCTGGAGAGTGGTCTCCCGTGA
- a CDS encoding DUF7502 family protein → MPPRATPVGERMRAALRAVRLEAWKAALVYAVVDAVALFLVANLLVAAFDPAVIPAQVSVPDRLTDAVTAVTDVSLSDPTVPGSALVALVVGFLTLVVELWARLRRPLIEQFEAVNPDIAEALRTARDAIADEQDSAMAARLYEDVLAQLRETSGVALVNFYRLAATVFVIALVSLATVQVAAVDLALLDGDGSGSPTAGGPDQPREFEGLQDGDSVLGDSEDVQAGDENLTAQIESTGGEEEVDPTQQFPSEEGSGDLSGEFESQQAGFAGSEDLEDAELIREYNLRIREDEEADT, encoded by the coding sequence ATGCCACCGCGAGCTACGCCGGTCGGCGAACGGATGCGCGCGGCGCTTCGGGCGGTACGGCTCGAGGCCTGGAAGGCGGCGCTCGTCTACGCCGTCGTCGACGCCGTCGCCCTCTTTCTGGTCGCGAACCTCCTCGTCGCGGCGTTCGACCCAGCGGTGATTCCCGCACAGGTGTCGGTACCGGACCGGCTGACAGACGCGGTCACTGCCGTGACCGACGTCTCGCTGTCGGACCCGACGGTCCCGGGGTCGGCGCTGGTCGCGCTCGTCGTCGGGTTCCTGACCCTGGTCGTCGAGCTCTGGGCTCGCCTCCGGCGCCCGTTGATCGAACAGTTCGAGGCGGTCAACCCCGACATCGCGGAGGCGCTGCGGACCGCCCGCGACGCCATCGCCGACGAGCAGGACTCGGCGATGGCCGCCAGGCTCTACGAGGACGTCCTCGCCCAGCTGCGCGAGACGTCCGGCGTCGCCCTGGTGAATTTCTACCGCCTCGCGGCCACCGTCTTCGTCATCGCCCTCGTGAGCCTCGCGACGGTTCAGGTGGCCGCGGTGGACCTCGCACTGCTCGATGGCGACGGGTCGGGCTCGCCGACCGCCGGCGGTCCCGACCAGCCCCGGGAGTTCGAGGGCCTCCAGGACGGCGATTCGGTCCTCGGCGATAGCGAGGACGTCCAGGCCGGTGACGAGAACCTGACGGCCCAGATAGAGTCGACCGGGGGCGAGGAGGAGGTCGACCCGACACAGCAGTTCCCGTCGGAGGAGGGGTCCGGCGACCTGAGCGGTGAGTTCGAGAGCCAGCAGGCCGGGTTCGCCGGATCGGAGGACCTGGAGGACGCGGAACTGATTCGGGAGTACAATCTCCGGATCCGCGAGGACGAGGAGGCAGATACATGA
- a CDS encoding vWA domain-containing protein: MVLSDVFLSPFGLAALALAVPIVVLYFIRPEPQRMELPTFRFLASEERQQATNPLLERLSRSLLLLLQLLALLLLAVGLATPYVMVNERATVEETVLVVDTSASMATADGGATRFARALETADAEVTSTTSVVTTGGGGEVVLQRGPPSEARETLERLQVTDAPGDLDGAISQATALAGENARIVVLSDFAGDDWTDAVATARGRDLSVDLRQFDGGGDANVGFVGRQFSGSEVTLSVANFGRETVTRTVTLGTRETRVELAPDDIETVTFPVPAGRSQARLTPGDSFATDDSVAIAAPADPTVEVLILTNDPNRYLVTALEVNDQVAVTVDRPPTTVTEEYDVVVYSNVDPNALLPGNVEAGREVIERGGGVVVQAQQELPARYGDLLLLDPGPVRTAATVKPTPPNELTRGIEFQPPSEYVSGSLREGQTVVELGDGTPLIATAERDGGRLLYYGYIEDRSSFKFNYQYPVFWKRAIFRLANREPLPALNYETGQTVRFDADRIEGPDGPVAGPTTSLQRTGFYSTDARTVSGSLLDERESDTAVEPLSDRPGPTGNLTREERRSVPQPLTEFAALAGLFVVLLEVGFLRYRGDL; encoded by the coding sequence ATGGTCCTCTCGGACGTCTTCCTCTCCCCGTTCGGTCTGGCGGCGCTCGCCCTCGCCGTCCCCATCGTGGTGCTGTACTTCATCCGACCGGAACCCCAGCGGATGGAACTGCCGACCTTCCGGTTTCTCGCCAGCGAGGAACGCCAGCAGGCGACCAACCCGCTGCTCGAACGGCTCTCGCGGAGCCTGCTTTTGCTCCTCCAGTTGCTGGCGCTGCTCCTGCTCGCAGTCGGCCTCGCGACGCCGTACGTGATGGTCAACGAGCGGGCCACCGTCGAGGAGACGGTCCTGGTCGTCGACACGAGCGCGAGTATGGCGACCGCCGACGGTGGGGCCACCCGGTTCGCCCGGGCGCTCGAGACCGCGGACGCGGAGGTCACGAGCACCACGTCCGTCGTCACCACCGGCGGCGGGGGTGAGGTCGTCCTCCAGCGGGGGCCACCGAGCGAGGCTCGCGAGACGCTCGAGCGACTGCAGGTGACCGACGCGCCAGGGGACCTCGACGGCGCCATCTCCCAGGCGACCGCGCTGGCCGGCGAGAACGCGCGCATCGTCGTGCTCAGCGACTTCGCCGGCGACGACTGGACCGACGCCGTCGCCACCGCCCGCGGTCGCGACCTCTCGGTGGACCTGCGCCAGTTCGACGGCGGCGGCGACGCGAACGTCGGGTTCGTCGGCCGACAGTTCTCCGGGTCGGAGGTGACGCTGTCCGTGGCGAACTTCGGGAGGGAAACGGTCACGCGGACGGTCACGCTCGGCACCCGGGAGACCCGCGTCGAACTCGCGCCGGACGACATCGAGACGGTGACCTTCCCGGTCCCCGCCGGCCGCAGTCAGGCGCGCCTCACGCCCGGTGACAGTTTCGCGACCGACGACAGCGTCGCCATCGCCGCGCCCGCCGACCCCACCGTCGAGGTGCTTATCCTGACCAACGACCCGAACCGGTACCTCGTCACGGCGCTCGAGGTCAACGACCAGGTGGCGGTCACCGTCGACCGGCCACCGACCACCGTGACCGAGGAGTACGACGTCGTGGTCTACAGCAACGTCGACCCGAACGCGCTGCTGCCCGGCAACGTCGAGGCCGGGCGCGAGGTCATCGAGCGCGGCGGCGGGGTCGTCGTCCAGGCCCAGCAGGAACTCCCGGCGCGGTACGGTGACCTCCTGTTGCTCGACCCGGGGCCGGTCAGGACCGCCGCCACGGTCAAACCGACGCCCCCGAACGAGCTGACCCGCGGTATCGAATTCCAGCCGCCGAGCGAGTACGTCAGCGGGTCGCTCCGCGAGGGCCAGACGGTGGTCGAGCTCGGCGACGGGACCCCCCTCATCGCCACCGCCGAACGCGACGGCGGCCGACTGCTGTACTACGGCTACATCGAGGACAGATCGAGTTTCAAGTTCAACTACCAGTACCCGGTGTTCTGGAAGCGGGCGATCTTCCGCCTGGCGAACCGCGAGCCGTTGCCCGCCCTGAACTACGAGACCGGCCAGACAGTCCGCTTCGACGCCGACCGCATCGAGGGACCGGACGGCCCCGTCGCCGGGCCGACCACCTCGCTCCAGCGGACGGGCTTTTACTCCACGGACGCCCGGACGGTGAGCGGTTCGCTGCTCGACGAACGCGAGTCCGACACCGCGGTCGAACCGCTCTCGGACCGGCCGGGGCCGACCGGAAACCTCACCCGAGAGGAACGACGCAGCGTCCCCCAACCGCTCACGGAGTTCGCCGCGCTGGCTGGCCTGTTCGTGGTCCTGCTCGAAGTGGGCTTCCTGCGATACCGGGGTGACCTCTGA
- a CDS encoding DUF58 domain-containing protein — MTIDPDFLDELGRFDAALNRVSTALRQGDQESPRIGEGLTFSDYRRYSPGDDTRLIDWRLFARTEEYFIKQFEEERSLTVHVLLDASASMDYGEGAADKFEFAAKLGLGFAYLTAEENNDFLFETFRETVDRLDTGRSNRGELLNLIDVLNDLEPGGSADFETVLSEYAARIRSRSLVVVLSDCLADPEAIEAGVAALVRNEVDVLVVRVLAPDERAPGAVGDVLFADPESDQTRRSYFSGSMADTYQSRLQAHVDAVANRITRLGGDHVLVDTGEDYFDAFASVWFE, encoded by the coding sequence GTGACAATCGACCCGGACTTCCTCGACGAGCTCGGGCGGTTCGACGCGGCGCTGAACCGGGTGTCGACGGCGCTGCGCCAGGGCGACCAGGAATCGCCCCGCATCGGCGAGGGCCTGACGTTCAGCGACTACCGCCGGTACTCGCCGGGCGACGACACCAGACTCATCGACTGGCGGCTGTTTGCCCGCACCGAGGAGTACTTCATCAAGCAGTTCGAGGAGGAGCGCAGTCTGACCGTCCACGTCCTGCTCGACGCCAGCGCCTCGATGGACTACGGCGAGGGTGCGGCCGACAAGTTCGAGTTCGCGGCGAAACTCGGCCTCGGTTTCGCCTACCTCACCGCCGAGGAGAACAACGACTTCCTCTTCGAGACGTTCCGCGAGACCGTCGACCGCCTCGACACCGGACGGTCGAACCGCGGGGAGCTGCTGAACCTCATCGACGTGTTGAACGACCTCGAACCCGGTGGCTCGGCCGACTTCGAGACGGTCCTCTCCGAGTACGCCGCCCGGATCCGCTCGCGCTCGCTGGTCGTGGTCCTCAGCGACTGCCTGGCCGACCCCGAGGCGATCGAGGCGGGCGTCGCCGCGCTGGTCCGCAACGAGGTGGACGTGCTGGTCGTACGGGTCCTCGCCCCCGACGAGCGCGCCCCCGGGGCCGTCGGGGACGTGCTCTTTGCGGACCCGGAGAGCGACCAGACCCGCCGCTCGTACTTCAGCGGGTCGATGGCAGACACGTACCAGTCGCGGTTACAAGCACACGTGGACGCCGTCGCGAACCGCATCACCCGACTCGGGGGCGACCACGTCCTCGTCGACACGGGCGAGGATTACTTCGACGCGTTCGCGAGCGTCTGGTTCGAGTGA
- the mobA gene encoding molybdenum cofactor guanylyltransferase, whose translation MIDAGLATPATGVVVAGGRGRRFGDREKALAPLGGRPMLDHVVGRVGSVTGDVVVNCRADQREAFAAALSDRARGVRFAVDERPDEGPLTGLRDAFRLVETEYAVAVACDMPLVEPPSLAALLERVPEGPCAVVPTTADGPEPLHAVYPVAETIEAAGAALDDGERSLRAVLRRLPTRELDVASAAVGRRSLTSVDTPADVAIAARRFDPVRSE comes from the coding sequence GTGATCGACGCCGGCCTGGCGACGCCGGCGACCGGGGTCGTCGTCGCCGGCGGTCGCGGCCGGCGGTTCGGCGACCGGGAGAAGGCGCTCGCCCCGCTCGGCGGGCGGCCGATGCTCGACCACGTCGTCGGCAGGGTGGGCTCGGTGACCGGCGACGTCGTCGTGAACTGCCGGGCCGACCAGCGCGAGGCGTTTGCGGCCGCGCTCTCCGACCGGGCGCGTGGCGTCCGGTTCGCAGTCGACGAACGCCCCGACGAGGGGCCGCTGACGGGACTCCGGGACGCGTTCCGCCTCGTCGAGACGGAGTACGCCGTGGCCGTCGCCTGCGACATGCCCCTCGTCGAACCACCGTCTCTCGCCGCCCTGCTGGAACGTGTCCCGGAGGGCCCCTGTGCCGTGGTACCGACCACGGCCGACGGCCCTGAACCGCTCCACGCCGTCTATCCGGTCGCCGAGACCATCGAGGCGGCCGGTGCCGCGCTCGACGACGGCGAGCGGAGTCTGCGAGCGGTGCTCAGGCGCCTGCCCACCCGGGAACTCGACGTGGCGTCCGCGGCGGTCGGCCGCCGGTCGCTGACGAGCGTCGACACCCCGGCGGACGTCGCGATCGCCGCCCGCCGGTTCGACCCGGTGCGAAGCGAGTGA